CTCTACGCGCTGCTCGAGGACTGCGACGGCGATAGCTGCATCCACGTCGGCCACGCCATCATGGACCTGCGCTTCTACGCCGGCGGGACCGACTACCACGTCATCGCGCCCGGCGTGACGCTTAACGCCAAGATGGAGTTCCTGGCGATGGACGTCGTAATCCCGCAGGGCCACACGCTGAAGCTTTCGCTGCGCTCAACCGGTGACGGCTACCTGCCAGCATCCACGTCGGCACCGGTCGCTATTGAACTCGGGGCCAGCAGCGTCCTGCGCGTCGACGTCGTCGACCCGGCCGCGGAGCACTACTTCCTGCCGCCGCAGTGCCGCCATCCTGCCTGTGTGGGCGAGTGAACGGCGGCGCAATGCGCAGTCTCGACGCGCGGTGGGCTTTATGCGCTGCCGGACTGGCGGGCTGATGCTAAAGCCATTGGCGGCCGCGTTCCTGTTCCTGCTCCCCGCGCTGGCGGGCTGTCTCGACAGCGACGAGGCGCGACCGCTCTCTGCCGACGACCTGCAGGTCGCGCCGCAGCTTCTGACCGGCGGCGAGTTTCAGCCGTTGGTGCTGACCGCGCGGCAGACGCTGGCGGTCTACATTCCTTACTTGCTGCTCAACCCGGCGACCGGCTACATCCAGAACTCGACCGTGGTCGACCTGGCGCTGGGCGAGACGGTGCAGTTGCAGGTGCTCGCGCCGCCGCGAATTGACTCGGCCTGGCTGTTCATCGGCGAGAGCGGCCGCCAGCACTGGCCGGCGCGCGACCCCGGTGAGAGCTGGGAGGCGTGGGTCGCGCGCGGGATGCCTGCGGCGACGATGGTCGAGCGCGTCCCGCAGGCGGCGGGGCTTGACGCGCTCAACGCATCGCGCGATAGCGGCGCCGGCCGCGTCGTCCCGCTGCGCGTCCCGGTCGTGCGGCCGCAGTCGCCCGCGTATGCGCTGGAAGAGGGCGGTCGCTTTGCGACCGGGGTCGTCGATGGACGCTCGGTCTTCAACACGATTCGCAAGATAACTGACGACACGCTGGCGCCCGACCCCTACGACGGGGCGGCGGGCTACCTGGACCGCTGGGCGGGGCAGGGTAACCACGCCTACGAGGACGCGGCGCAGTTCCTGATTCGCGAGCTTGAATCCTACGGGCTCGAGGTGCAGGCGCACCGCTTCGAGTTCACCGACATCTTTGGCAACCAGAACCCGGAGGCGTACAACATCTGCGGCTACCGCTACGGCACGCTCTACCCCGACGAGTGGCTCGTCTTCGGCGCGCATTTCGACGTCGCGCCGCCAACCAACGCCGGGCTGCTCGACCCACACGTCACCGGCAGCCGCAGCTACGGCACGCGCGTCGGCGCGTACGACAACACCGCCGGCACCAGCATGGTGCTGAACGTGGCCGAGGCGATGAGCGACTTCGCCAGCCGCCGCACGATGGTCTTCTGCCTCTGGTCGGGCGAGGAGGGGGGCAAGCGCGGCAGCGACTACTGGACCGAGCATTACGTCAAGGGCGACCGTCCCGAAGTCACCGTGACGAACTACGTCAACCTCGACATGGCGGGGGTCAACTGGCCCGGCGGAGGCGGCGCCCCGCACGGCGACCCGGACCCGCAGCCGGCGGAGTCCGGCTACCCCAAGGATACCGAAATCTGGCCACTACGGCTCTACATCGGGCCGTCGGAGGACTACGACGCGGTCAACCAGCCCGGCATGGTGCAGCTGGCGCGCTGGGTCGGCGCTGACGCCATCAACGTCTCGGCGCAGATGGACGTACTGGTCGGCAACGCGAGCGACGCCGCGTCAACCTGGAAATACGATGTCTGGCTGCGACAGGAGCGCCCCGAGGTTATCGTCTACGAAGACACCACGGCCCGCAGCGACCACGCTTCCTTCCAGGAAAATCTGGGCACCATCACCCTCGGCTACGGCGGGCTGGTTGACGGCTACTGGTGCTACCACCAGACCTGCGACACGCTCGAGGAGATGACCGAGTGGATGGATAACTCCGAACCGGCCCGCCCCTACGGCAACAACGCCACCGGAGAAGAAAACATCGTCAATTCGCTGGACATTATCACCTGGTGGGCGCTCTACATGTTCTTCCACCTTGACGAGAAGCCGGTGCTGAATACCTACCTTGACTGATGGCTCCGGGTTACCCTTTTAGCATCTCCCCGGGTGGCGCCGCCACCGGCCGTCCCCACAGGGGACGGCGAGGCATAATTGGGTGACGTAATGCTGGCAGGAATTCCCCGGGAACCGGAAGGCGAGACGCGCGTGGCGATGGTGCCCGACGTCGTCCCCAAGCTGGCGAAGCTGGGGTTCGAGGTCGTCGTCGAAAAGGGCGCCGGCGCGGCCGCCGGCTACGGCGACGACGCGTATGTTGCCAAGGGCGCGACGCTCGGCAGCGCCGCCGACGCGCTCGGCTGCGAGCTAGTCATCGCCATCAACGTGCCGGACTGGGGCGCGATGGCGGCGGGGCAGATGCTGGCGTGCATCGCCGACCCGTTCCGCGACACCGCGCGGGTCGGCGCGATGGCGGCGGCGGGGCTGACGCTCTTCAGCATGGACATGATTCCGCGCCGGCTCTCACGCGCGCAGTCGATGGACGTCAACTCGAGCCAGGACAATCTCGCCGGCTACAGGGCGGTGCTGCTCGGCGCCGCAGCAGTGGGCCGCATGATTCCGATGATGATGACCTCGGCCGGCACGGTCAAGCCGGCGAAGTATGTCGTGATGGGCGCTGGGGTTGCCGGGTTGCAGGCCATTGCGACCGCGAAGCGACTCGGCGCGGTGGTGTGGGCCAGCGACGTGCGGCTCGCCGCCAAGGAGCAGATTGAGTCGCTGGGCGGCAAGTTCATCCTCGTCGAGGGTATGGAGGACTTCGAGGACGAGTCGGGCTACGCGAAGCCGCTGACGCCCGAGTTCATCCAGAAGGTCAACGACACCGTCTGCGAAGTCGCGCGCGACGCCGACGTGGTGGTTACCACCGCGCGGCTCTTTGGCCGCGCGGCACCGATTACCGTCCCGGCCAGCGCGGTCGAGGCGATGAAACCGGGCGCGGTCGTCGTCGATATGAACACCGCCAGCGGCGGCAACTGTGACCTCTCCGAAGCCGGGAAGACGGTGGTGAAGCACGGCGTCACGATTATCGGCGAAGCCAACCTGCCC
This region of Candidatus Poseidoniia archaeon genomic DNA includes:
- a CDS encoding M20/M25/M40 family metallo-hydrolase — encoded protein: MLKPLAAAFLFLLPALAGCLDSDEARPLSADDLQVAPQLLTGGEFQPLVLTARQTLAVYIPYLLLNPATGYIQNSTVVDLALGETVQLQVLAPPRIDSAWLFIGESGRQHWPARDPGESWEAWVARGMPAATMVERVPQAAGLDALNASRDSGAGRVVPLRVPVVRPQSPAYALEEGGRFATGVVDGRSVFNTIRKITDDTLAPDPYDGAAGYLDRWAGQGNHAYEDAAQFLIRELESYGLEVQAHRFEFTDIFGNQNPEAYNICGYRYGTLYPDEWLVFGAHFDVAPPTNAGLLDPHVTGSRSYGTRVGAYDNTAGTSMVLNVAEAMSDFASRRTMVFCLWSGEEGGKRGSDYWTEHYVKGDRPEVTVTNYVNLDMAGVNWPGGGGAPHGDPDPQPAESGYPKDTEIWPLRLYIGPSEDYDAVNQPGMVQLARWVGADAINVSAQMDVLVGNASDAASTWKYDVWLRQERPEVIVYEDTTARSDHASFQENLGTITLGYGGLVDGYWCYHQTCDTLEEMTEWMDNSEPARPYGNNATGEENIVNSLDIITWWALYMFFHLDEKPVLNTYLD
- a CDS encoding NAD(P) transhydrogenase subunit alpha; translation: MLAGIPREPEGETRVAMVPDVVPKLAKLGFEVVVEKGAGAAAGYGDDAYVAKGATLGSAADALGCELVIAINVPDWGAMAAGQMLACIADPFRDTARVGAMAAAGLTLFSMDMIPRRLSRAQSMDVNSSQDNLAGYRAVLLGAAAVGRMIPMMMTSAGTVKPAKYVVMGAGVAGLQAIATAKRLGAVVWASDVRLAAKEQIESLGGKFILVEGMEDFEDESGYAKPLTPEFIQKVNDTVCEVARDADVVVTTARLFGRAAPITVPASAVEAMKPGAVVVDMNTASGGNCDLSEAGKTVVKHGVTIIGEANLPGTVPHTASLLYANNLTSFAAALVSDGKLAPDFEDEILVGAPQGDAFHVPGMGGVLVAHAGEIHAAQSRLREAAG